One Salmo trutta chromosome 12, fSalTru1.1, whole genome shotgun sequence genomic region harbors:
- the LOC115204072 gene encoding PR domain zinc finger protein 12, translating into MGSVLPAEALALKSGFKCQSRSLSDIITSDILHSFLYGRWRNVIGEHLMEERQSSIGPKTAFTAEVLAQSFVGEVQKLSSLVLPSEVIIAQSSIPGEGLGIFSKTWIKAGTEMGPFTGTVISPEHVDLLKNNNLMWEVFNDDGTVRYFIDASQEDHRSWMTYIKCARNEQEQNLEVVQIGSSIFYRAVETIPPDQELLVWYGNSHNTFLGIPGVPGTEEEHQKKSRNEDSHSCDGSSSCSPSSSSSSSSATSRMRCVICHRGFNSRSNLRSHMRIHTLDKPFVCRFCNRRFSQSSTLRNHVRLHTGERPYKCHVCQSAYSQLAGLRAHQKSARHRPGAGGADTASQISSPPPPISSLTQHQVPLVHHIPTMVL; encoded by the exons ATGGGCTCGGTATTACCTGCAGAGGCTTTAGCCCTGAAGTCTGGATTTAAATGCCAGAGTCGGTCCCTGTCTGATATTATCACCTCAGACATTCTGCACAGTTTCCTGTATGGACGGTGGAGAAACGTGATCGGAGAGCACCtgatggaggagaggcagagcAGCATCGGTCCCAAGACAGCCTTCACTGCTGAGGTCCTCGCGCAGTCGTTCGTTGGAG AGGTCCAGAAGCTGTCCAGCCTGGTGCTGCCCAGTGAGGTGATCATTGCCCAGAGCTCTATACCTGGCGAGGGCCTGGGCATCTTCTCCAAGACCTGGATCAAGGCAGGCACAGAGATGGGTCCATTTACTGGCACGGTCATCTCCCCTGAACACGTGGACCTGCTCAAGAACAACAACCTCATGTGGGAG GTGTTCAACGATGACGGCACGGTGCGCTACTTCATTGATGCCAGTCAGGAGGACCATCGCAGCTGGATGACCTACATCAAGTGTGCCCGCAACGAGCAGGAGCAGAACCTGGAGGTGGTGCAGATAGGCAGCAGCATCTTCTACAGGGCTGTGGAG ACTATCCCTCCAGACCAGGAGCTGCTAGTGTGGTACGGAAACTCCCACAACACCTTCCTTGGTATTCCTGGCGTTCCCGGTACAGAAGAAGAGCATCAGAAAAAGAGCCGCAATG AGGACTCCCACTCATGTGACGGCTCTTCATCttgctccccctcctcctcctcctcttcctcgtctgCGACGAGCCGCATGCGTTGCGTGATCTGCCACCGGGGCTTCAACTCGCGTAGTAACCTGCGCTCCCACATGCGCATCCACACCCTGGACAAGCCCTTTGTCTGCCGCTTCTGCAACCGCCGCTTCAGCCAGTCATCCACCCTGCGCAACCACGTGCGACTGCACACCGGAGAGCGCCCCTACAAGTGCCACGTGTGCCAGAGCGCCTACTCTCAACTGGCAGGGCTGCGGGCACACCAGAAGAGTGCCAGGCACAGACCAGGGGCGGGGGGCGCAGACACTGCCTCCCAAATCTCATCTCCACCCCCACCGATCAGCAGCCTGACCCAACACCAGGTCCCCCTGGTTCACCATATCCCCACCATGGTGCTATga